A DNA window from Candidatus Sulfidibacterium hydrothermale contains the following coding sequences:
- the hutH gene encoding histidine ammonia-lyase, whose protein sequence is MDNFHLISNQKLTFKTVFTILKNGYKLKLSEESKAQIIACRNYLDKRIAENDEPIYGINTGFGALYNKSISFEDLGQLQENLVMSHASGTGEEVPSEVVKLMLLLKINSLAYGRSGVQLMTVQRLIDFFNEGIFPVVYQLGSLGASGDLAPLAHMSLPLLGKGEVIYKGEKRPAMEVLQEKGMEPIRLQSKEGLALLNGTQFMSAYGIYSVLKLFRLSDMADIIGALSLDAYDGRIEPFYEGLHTIRHHLGQVQTAQRFRELLDDSEIIKQPKKHVQDPYSFRCIPQVHGASKDAINHVASVLSEEMNAVTDNPTVFPEEDLVISGGNFHGQPLALALDYLAIAAAELGNISERRTYQLIAGKRGLPSFLVANPGLNSGFMIPQYTAASIVSQNKQLCSPASVDSIVSSQGQEDHVSMGANAATKAYKVVMNVGRILAIELFNAAQALEFRRPLKTSSYLEDFLQKYRQRVPFVQQDKIMHDEIEKSIQFLYEVEYELPDALIPGI, encoded by the coding sequence ATGGACAATTTTCATCTTATCAGTAATCAAAAACTCACTTTTAAAACCGTTTTTACGATTCTGAAAAACGGATATAAATTAAAGCTTTCTGAGGAGTCGAAAGCGCAAATTATTGCCTGCCGGAATTATCTCGACAAACGTATTGCGGAAAATGACGAGCCCATTTACGGTATTAATACCGGATTTGGTGCGTTATACAACAAAAGTATTTCGTTTGAAGACCTAGGGCAGTTGCAAGAAAATTTGGTAATGTCGCATGCCAGTGGAACCGGCGAAGAAGTGCCTTCCGAAGTGGTGAAGCTGATGTTGTTGCTGAAAATCAACTCGCTGGCTTACGGTCGTTCGGGCGTGCAGCTGATGACGGTTCAGCGGCTGATCGATTTTTTTAACGAAGGAATTTTTCCTGTCGTTTACCAGTTGGGATCGCTGGGTGCTTCCGGTGATCTGGCTCCGTTGGCGCATATGTCTTTGCCCTTGCTGGGAAAAGGAGAAGTAATTTATAAGGGCGAGAAACGTCCGGCCATGGAAGTGCTACAAGAAAAGGGAATGGAACCCATCCGTTTGCAATCGAAAGAAGGGCTCGCATTACTTAACGGTACCCAGTTTATGAGTGCTTACGGGATTTATTCCGTGCTTAAACTGTTCCGGCTTTCCGATATGGCCGATATTATCGGGGCTTTGTCGCTGGATGCTTATGACGGTAGGATAGAGCCTTTTTACGAAGGATTACATACCATCCGGCATCATTTGGGGCAAGTGCAAACGGCCCAGCGTTTTCGCGAACTGCTTGATGATAGTGAGATCATTAAACAACCGAAAAAACATGTTCAGGACCCTTATTCGTTTCGTTGTATTCCCCAGGTTCATGGCGCTTCAAAAGATGCCATTAATCATGTCGCTTCGGTGTTGTCAGAAGAGATGAATGCGGTAACGGATAACCCGACGGTTTTTCCTGAAGAAGATTTGGTGATTTCCGGCGGGAATTTTCATGGTCAGCCACTGGCTTTGGCATTGGATTATTTGGCTATTGCTGCTGCTGAGTTGGGAAATATTTCGGAACGCCGTACGTATCAGTTGATTGCCGGAAAGCGCGGACTGCCTTCTTTCCTGGTGGCTAATCCCGGTTTGAATTCGGGTTTTATGATCCCCCAATATACGGCCGCTTCCATTGTGAGCCAAAATAAGCAACTTTGTAGCCCGGCTTCGGTGGATTCCATTGTTTCGTCACAAGGACAGGAAGATCATGTGAGTATGGGGGCTAATGCTGCTACCAAAGCTTACAAAGTGGTGATGAATGTAGGAAGAATTTTGGCCATCGAACTGTTTAATGCGGCTCAGGCATTGGAATTTCGCAGGCCATTAAAAACGTCGTCGTATCTTGAAGATTTCCTGCAAAAATACCGTCAGCGGGTTCCGTTTGTTCAGCAGGATAAAATCATGCATGATGAAATAGAAAAGTCCATTCAATTTCTTTATGAAGTGGAATATGAATTACCGGATGCTTTGATTCCGGGAATTTAA
- a CDS encoding thioredoxin family protein translates to MKNELQTPEQLEAHVKDNVATMLYFYNDHCAPCLSLRPKVIKLVEEEFPNIKLAFVNSEKYPELPARYQVFSNPTLILFFDGREYRRESKYISIPQLAAEIERPYRMIFEN, encoded by the coding sequence ATGAAAAACGAACTGCAGACACCGGAGCAACTGGAAGCACATGTAAAAGACAATGTGGCAACCATGCTTTATTTTTACAACGACCATTGTGCCCCTTGTTTGAGTTTACGGCCAAAAGTGATTAAACTGGTTGAAGAAGAATTTCCAAATATCAAACTGGCTTTTGTCAATTCGGAGAAATACCCGGAACTTCCGGCTCGCTATCAGGTTTTTTCCAATCCCACTCTCATTTTGTTTTTTGACGGCCGTGAGTATCGTCGCGAAAGCAAATATATCTCTATTCCCCAGCTGGCTGCTGAAATAGAGCGTCCTTACCGCATGATCTTCGAGAATTAA